One Vanessa atalanta chromosome 20, ilVanAtal1.2, whole genome shotgun sequence genomic window carries:
- the LOC125071711 gene encoding aldo-keto reductase AKR2E4-like, with the protein MRSLAYIFTLFGLSLAAASQAPCIELNDGNKMPVVALGTGRGTASESASVDEVRQSVYWAIEAGYRHIDTAAIYFDEPQVGQGIADAIANKLVTREQLFVTTKLWNDKHRKEQVVPALKESLGKLGLDYVDLFLIHFPVAEKEDGSPDDVDYLETWQGMEDARQQGLTRSIGVSNFNATQIDRLIANSNVRPVVNEVEVNPTLTQEALVNHCQELGVAVMAYSPFGFTVSRKNPDAPPPRSDDPVLVAMANKYKKSTSQIVLRYLIDRGLVPIPKSTNKKRIAQNIDLFDFYLTKEEVELINKFNKNIRVIDPVDWKDYPNYPFWEY; encoded by the exons ATGCGGTCTTTGGCTTACATTTTTACGTTATTTGGATTGTCT tTGGCGGCTGCAAGTCAGGCGCCTTGTATAGAATTGAACGATGGCAACAAGATGCCGGTCGTTGCTCTGGGAACTGGTCGAGGGACTGCGAGTGag tCCGCTTCAGTTGACGAAGTCCGTCAGTCTGTTTATTGGGCTATCGAGGCTGGATACAGGCATATCGACACAGCTGCTATCTACTTCGACGAGCCTCAGGTCGGTCAGGGAATAGCTGATGCGATAGCTAACAAGCTGGTCACCAGAGAACAATTATTTGTTACTACTAAG CTATGGAATGACAAACACCGAAAAGAACAGGTGGTACCCGCACTCAAAGAGTCGCTCGGAAAACTTGGTCTCGACTACGTTGATCTCTTTTTGATACATTTCCCAGTCGCTGAGAAG GAGGACGGTTCCCCTGACGATGTGGACTATTTGGAGACCTGGCAGGGAATGGAAGATGCCAGGCAGCAGGGTCTGACCAGGTCAATTGGAGTGTCAAACTTCAACGCCACACAGATTGACCGTTTGATCGCCAACTCTAACGTCCGGCCTGTTGTCAATGAAGTTGAG gtGAATCCAACTCTTACTCAAGAAGCATTAGTAAATCATTGCCAAGAGCTCGGTGTGGCGGTGATGGCGTACAGTCCCTTCGGTTTCACGGTCTCTCGGAAGAACCCTGACGCTCCTCCACCACGGTCTGATGACCCCGTACTCGTCGCAATGGCCAACAAGTACAAGAAGTCTACCAGCCAAATCGTCCTGAGATATTTG ATCGACCGCGGCCTCGTTCCGATTCCGAAATCAACGAACAAGAAGAGAATCGCTCAGAACATCGACCTGTTCGACTTCTACCTGACCAAAGAAGAAGTCGAATTGATCAacaaattcaacaaaaatattCGCGTCATCGACCCCGTCGACTGGAAAGACTACCCCAACTATCCGTTTTgggaatattaa